A region from the Salicibibacter cibarius genome encodes:
- the spx gene encoding transcriptional regulator Spx: MVHLLTASGCSSCRQAKEWLTAQHIPFKERNIFTEPLSVEEVKTVMFMTEDGVNDVISRRSKTFRRLNVDLDALSLQHLFQLISQYPGLLRKPIIFDDKRLQVGYQEEEMRQFLPRQVRSYLLHEARKIEKLAE; encoded by the coding sequence TTGGTTCATTTACTGACAGCATCGGGTTGTTCTTCCTGTCGGCAAGCAAAAGAATGGTTGACCGCCCAACATATTCCTTTTAAAGAACGAAATATTTTTACGGAGCCCCTTTCCGTTGAAGAAGTGAAAACGGTTATGTTTATGACCGAGGATGGGGTGAATGATGTCATATCCAGGCGTTCCAAAACATTTCGGAGATTAAACGTTGACCTTGATGCGTTATCATTGCAGCATTTGTTTCAATTGATCAGTCAATATCCCGGGTTGTTGCGAAAACCGATCATTTTTGATGATAAACGGCTTCAAGTCGGCTATCAGGAAGAGGAAATGCGCCAATTCTTACCCAGGCAGGTTCGTTCCTATCTCTTGCATGAAGCGCGGAAAATAGAAAAATTAGCCGAATAA
- a CDS encoding PspC domain-containing protein, producing the protein MKRLEKSSTDKAIVGVCGGIAEYFGIPSIAARLIFMVTPAALIIYIILGATLPEKPPSL; encoded by the coding sequence TTGAAAAGGTTAGAAAAATCAAGTACAGATAAGGCAATAGTAGGAGTTTGTGGAGGGATAGCTGAGTATTTTGGTATTCCCTCTATTGCGGCAAGGCTAATATTTATGGTAACGCCTGCTGCTTTAATTATATATATAATTCTTGGAGCTACCCTTCCAGAAAAACCGCCTTCATTGTAA
- a CDS encoding CAP domain-containing protein — MKKSLVALFVFLLMPSVTVAQEESSNVDDWDGFFETIETIWNDISQMIEDLFDIDLDNIEIQPPGEQNTEEEASDDEPSEQDEALDSDRTSEQDIETGSEFEQEVVRLTNEEREAQGLEPLEAHEELAEVAAVKSEDMRDNNYFSHESPTHGSPFEMISDHGIDFTVAGENIAAGQPSPEQVVEAWMDSEGHRANILNDDFTHIGIGHVEGGSYGEYWTQMFLTE, encoded by the coding sequence ATGAAGAAATCTTTAGTGGCATTATTTGTATTTCTACTCATGCCATCCGTGACGGTGGCGCAAGAAGAAAGCAGCAACGTAGACGACTGGGATGGATTTTTTGAAACGATTGAAACCATCTGGAATGATATCAGCCAAATGATTGAAGACCTCTTTGACATCGATCTCGATAACATTGAGATACAACCGCCGGGAGAACAAAACACGGAGGAAGAAGCCTCTGATGATGAGCCATCCGAACAAGATGAAGCATTGGATAGCGATCGAACGAGTGAGCAGGATATCGAAACAGGCAGCGAGTTCGAACAGGAAGTCGTGCGCCTGACGAATGAAGAAAGAGAAGCTCAAGGGTTAGAGCCATTAGAAGCCCACGAAGAACTCGCTGAGGTAGCGGCGGTAAAATCTGAAGATATGCGGGATAACAATTATTTTTCCCATGAAAGCCCAACGCATGGGTCCCCTTTTGAAATGATCAGTGATCACGGGATTGACTTTACAGTTGCCGGTGAAAATATTGCCGCGGGGCAACCATCCCCGGAACAAGTCGTTGAAGCCTGGATGGACTCTGAAGGGCATCGGGCTAATATCCTTAACGACGACTTTACACACATTGGCATTGGCCATGTTGAGGGTGGCAGTTATGGAGAATACTGGACGCAAATGTTCTTAACGGAATAA